GCTGTTGTTGAATAGCTTTGAATGAGTCCTGGTATAGAAAATCTGTTGGTAAATATTATTTCTGATGGATCACAGTCTTCTCTTCCTTGAAAAACAAACCTGTACTGGCAACTGGTGAGACAGAGCTGTGAATAAAAGAAGTAAGGGGAATTAATTTAAGtctttcccccatttttttttttttttaagaaacactaGTCTTGAGTTCAGCTTGAGGATAGACTGGAGGATTTTATGATCAAATAAGTTTGGGACATCGAATCTGTTCTGTTCACCTATTGGTGATTTATAACGTGCATCAGCACCCAGCACCCTAAAATTTTCAGGAAGTCCTGCAGAAAGGCACTGTAACGGTTTTGTTTAGGATGGTGTTTTCCAATACAACCCTCCTGTTGAATAAACATCTGACGTTCCTTGGAACAATTATTCCTTAGGTCACACGTTAAGACTACTGCTTTTTATATTAAAGCCTTGAGTCAAATAGGGATTTTCTTGAGCCCAATGACATGTGAAGGCATCCAGAAAAGCAAGTTACTATACCTTCCTCCTCAGTGTCACTCCACCATCTTAGTATTAATGTACCCTTTATATCTGGCTTCCTGGTATAGGAGTTAGTTTTGTGTCATTATGCAAAAGTCTGTGTAATGGTAATTACTAtagagcagcggctctcaacctgtgggtcgcgacccctttggcggtcgaacgaccctttcacaggggtcgcctaagaccatcctgcatatcagatatttatattacgattcataacagtagcaacattacagttatgaagtagcaacgaaaataatttcatggttgggtcacaacatgaggaactgtacttaaagggccagaaggttgagaaccactgctatagaggcTTTTTTCTGTATAATGGTAGTTGCTGTAGAAGCCTTTTTTTGTCCCCTTTCACTTTTGGGTGGGAGATTTTGTTCTTCATGTTGTTTCTCAGTACATATTTGGAAGGGTACcaagtgttaggttaggtggctcaggaggcggcgaaGAAAATAGAGttgatcagaaaaggaaggaaggaaggaaggaaagtttattcTGCATCCCCGgtagacccacgtacccccaaggacagggcacatggattcacgccaacagggaggggggcgctttttttatgctgcagttgggtgaggggcggggacgtGAGCTGTGGTATTCTCTGCtacaggggatgggcgggggtattcagaaagaagtcagtatctgtgtgggggtatgtggattaagggagaagaagccggtatctgtgtctggcacgttgatctgtgagaaattccaggggaagtccattgtctcatcacatgtctgcatgtatccgatcctgggctctctccgacctaacaccaAGCATTTCTGGGAAGTGGGTGCAAAATTTTGGGGATGAGGATAATTTGTTGTGAACTTGGGTCATTAGTTTTAGAGACTTATTATAAGAGTTTATCACTGAAAAGAGGTTCTGTTTGGGGTAGAGTTGGCCTTTCTCCCTCATCCTGTTTGCTGCTTCCTGAGAGACTAGGAGAGAGGCAACTAAGGACCTTGATGTATCCCAGGTGAATGAGCTCAACCCTTTACATAGCGGATGCCCTCTCTTGGGAATGGGTGTCTTTAATACATTCAGCCTTGCTTGCAGTAGCTATCACAGATGTTGAGTTTCTGAGCTGGATTAGCTGTGGGACAAAAGAAATCATTGGCATAATATACCTATTGATAATAATCAtcttttagatttattttattactacatCCTAAtttaatatctcatttaattctcataacatcCCTATTATATGTTAAGGGAGAATAATTATAATTCCTCAGTCTGAGagctaaaacaaaaatttaagttCTAATTCCTAAGCCTGTTTAGTTTTAAGTATGGGATCAAACTGGAATCCAGGTCTCCTGTCTCCCAAACAAGTGGTCTTTTTTGCCAACTGCATTGACTGAAGTTTTCTTTGAGGCCAAGTGTTTAAGtacagttttaaataaatacttgtaTTTGTATGAAAGTATTATGGCATAGAAAATTCAGTAGCCAGAGAGATGAAAAATGAGGCTTAGAAAGATTGATCTATTCAGTGTTGTATAGTTTGCAAGTGAAAGCTGCAACTAGCATTTAGCCCTTTTTTAATCCAGTGTTTCCCTGATAAACCAAGCTGTTGATAGATGTTGTCTTTAGTAGATGCTAATAAATATACGTTGAATACAGCTCAATCTCTTCTTAAGTCTTTGACCTTTGCTAGGAAGGTTAAGTTTCAGATTTTACAGAGTATCAGACTTTTCTCTCAGATCCAGGTTGTAGACCAGGATTACACTAGTCCACTTTGTGGAATGCCTCACTTGAATTATATGCCTTTTGGGGGTCTAAATAGTTCTAGATAATGCAGCTGACCTCTTTCTCACAGGAACCAGGGGAAGAGTGAGGACTGAGAATACATATCAGCAGTAGGACCAACCATGAGGCCACATAAGGAGAAGCTGGGCCAGAATTAGCCTTTGGCAGGAGCAGGGATCAGTCAGTCCACTGAGACTGCAGCACTGGATTGAGATGCATAACTAATTGTCTTTCTAGGCCCCGGCTGGGCACTTGATGGTGTTTCTTAGGCTAGAACAAGTAGCTCAGAATGCCAACCCACCAGAGCGGGAGCCCAATGAAGAgccaggaaataaaaatgattatacaAGAGATGGAATTAAATGTTGCAGTATATTTTCTCATACGGAAGAGAAAGTGAGTGGGAGCTTTACTTTAACATTAAGTATAGTACATCTTTtatatcacaagaaaaaacagcctatgttaatattttaagaatttttttaatgtcaCTAGTTGTTAATGACCAATTCCATTTTAGAACAAATGAAGGAATGGTGAATTTCAGAATAGTTGGTACTAAGAAAGGACCAAATTCTTGATATTGCAACcacaagactttttttaaaaaaaaatatattttattgattttttacagagaggaagggagagtgatagagagttagaaacatcgatgagagagaaacatcgatcagctgcctcctgcacacccccaactggggatgtgcctgcaaccaaggtacatgcccttgactggaatccatcctgggacctttcagtccgcaggccgacgctctatccactgagccaaactggttagggcaagacttACTTCTTTCAAGTGTTCTTTGTTAAGGTCGTTTAGAAAGGTCAGCTTGTTTTTAATGGTGCTCAGTGAAGTTGCTGTGTGTGGCTCTTTGACAGATTCATGCGGGAAAGAAAAGCAGGGATCTCAGCAGCTGAACTGAAGGCGCTCCAGGGAAACCTGCCGTTGATTGTGAAAATCATCTTCGATcctgaaattaaaagtaaagcTGGAAAGGAatttacaaacaagaaaaaaaagaagtttggGATCGGACTTACAGGATCTGGGCTTGGAAATGCCTCAGGTAAATCATCCAGAGCAAGTGTAAGGTTTTCTGTTTTCCCATGGCAGAAAGTCAATGTCATTGCTTCTGTAAGTTCTCCAGTTTGTAACACAACTTGACACACTATCTTTTTAGGACAGTTTCCTTCTGATTTCACTAGTTTTGAAGATACGAACTTTTTTCCATTGCTTCTATTTTCTGCTTTGCTATATAGCTTTAATTAATGAGCGTGGCACAGGGAACTCGGTGAATGGAAATTTAGTTAGAAAGGTGTACAGATCTGGCTTTATGGGAGCTAACAACTCCCCTGAAACTCTCCTCATTAACCTGCCACCAAAAGcctattttgttctttctgtCTTCTACTTCACAATTGTTCCTTTCCATTCATGCCTGTTGAATTTAAAAGTAAGAGGAAATTGTGTATGTCTTTCATACACatacacccccacacacacacacacatatacaggtgTAGgtaaaagtaggtctacagttgtgagtacgcaaaagtttattcttgtattatttactcTATTTTCCAAACAActgtaagtctacttttgcccacGTCTGTATATACCTCCCACAAAACATGTTTAAGAGTGATTATATCCATTTATATTACTACTTTGAATTCGTCAATTCTGGTTTCAGGCAATCACTGAAACAATAAATGAAGCCCTGTTAGTCCCCCTCTGCGTGTACaacttcttcccttcctcctgtcATTATCTTTTACCCTCTCCCCTCTTTGTGTTCAGTGCTGGGGAGAGAGCTAAAAATAATGAGGGCCGGGTGCTTAGGTGGCTTTATGTGAGGCCAGGCAGAACTATGCCCTGAGGGAAGGAAGTCAGAAACTTGCTGTGACTGTGCAGTGACTCGAGGCAGGCAGCAGAGGCAAAGAATGGGATTTGCTGGCTGATGTTAAAAAGGCCAGCggcctgcctccaccccagcctccctgccaaGTGGACCACACATACCCATTCAGAGTTCTTTCCCATTCAAGTTTTAATTTGCTGTTTATCAGATACTTGAATTTAGAACTATAAGACACTTATTTTGAGTTTGCAGTCTGGTAGGGTTGGGgaaaatcagagaaagaaaagaattgggTGGGATGTTCCAATGAAGGCAAACAGGATGAGAGCGTATGTATGATAGTGTATAAAGGTATATGTATCCAAAAATGTAAACAGATAGacgaataattttttaaagtttcagcaGAAACTTGCTGAAGAAGAACAAAAAGGCAAagagggaatttttatttttccccatcttCTCCCTTTATGCAAATTCAATTTCAGAGGGAGGCCTTTTACTTCTTTGGACCAATTTAGGCGTGTGAGGCCCACCTTCACTCTAGAGTGATTTATAGAGATGTTGGAATGGAAAAGGAGGATGGATTAACTCTGGGTGCTGAggcttttttccctttcttatttATTATAGGATGAATTGTATACTTTTCAGGAGTCAGGATTAAAGCTACTGAGCTCCCAGTTACTCGTCTCACCCAGGGATTTGGATATTTGGCTAATTGTGTCTCCATCATGTTCCTGGAGGCATTTGTTGACTAGAGATGCCCAAGTTCTCTTGGAGCTTGTTTTGAGGACTCACTTAGGATACAGAGTTAGACTGACCCGCTACCTCCATAGACCCCAGGAAATGGCAGCTCTCCTCTTCAGGGAGTTAGTACAGAGAGTTAGTAATTAGGGATGGATTTGAAGAATATTTATAGCCTAATGGAAGTATTCATTAGGTACTGTATGCTGACTGGTGGCTAAATAAGCTTTAGTTTTTAGAGGTTAAGTATTAGGAACAATTggcactcatttttttgttttttatgcatTTAGTTATTTTCCTAATATAAGCCCACAGTTAAATGCTAGTTAATTGTCTTAGATGTACTACTAAACAGTAGAAGAAACACAACTGTTTTCTGAAAATAGTAGGTGTGGGGATGGGGCATATTTGCAATAAATTAGTCTTGAGTAGTCTTTCGTGGTCTAAAATTAAAACCTCTCTGTTGTAGCCTAGTGTAAGCGGAATGGATCCGCCTTTTGGGGATGCCTTTCGAAGCCACACTTTTTCGGAACAGACTCTAATGAGCACAGATCTCTTAGCAAACAGTTCGGATCCAGATTTCATGTATGAACTGGTGAGTAACATTGGCTTGTATTCTTTGATTTGTGGTAAAAAAGTGTTGTGGTAGAGATTTTTACGTATAAACGCCAAATTTGATTCTTGTGATTGTCAGTGTAGTCATTTTAGAAGGATGTATGAGCCCATTGAAAACAGTAAGAGGAATGGTTTTCTGAATATCCTTAGTCTGGTTTTCGACGAGGAGGATGGGAAGCAGTCtttctttaatatgtttaaatACTGAAGGACTTTTCAgctgggaaatttaaaaatggtaaCACTGAGCAAGGCATACACACACAGAATGTGAGATAAAAAGTAGCAATTCCAAGCAATATCTGTTTTTTAACATAAAAGCATATGATGAAGCAGCCTTTCATGTTAGTCCATTAGAGCTTAACTGAATTCTTTGTAATGGCTGCATAGtcttaatcacattttaaaattacatctgTACTCATGAGGAGTATTTTATTTGCCAAGCCTAAAAGTTGTTACAAGGTCTTCAGAGAGCTTCTTTTTCTGTGGCTGAGTTCCAACTCTCTTTGGATTGCTCTTTGCCTCTAACTTTAAGTTCTCATTTAAGAAGGCATATTCTTCTGTGATGAAGGTAAGGTCTTTACTATTTGCTTTGTAAATGAGCTTGTTTCTAAGGAGGTCCCACTATCCTTCTAGGTCAAAGATCAGGAAATACAAACTTCTTTTCAGGAAGAGTGTTTATAGTAAAGTTGAATAGGCCTTGATATTTGCACCATACTTCAACCTCTCAAGGGACatgttttccctctttttttttcttgcccaaGGAAATGATGTTACGTATATGGAATGGTAAAGTTTCATGTAAGTAGCctttatcttaaaataaaacagagcagAGTTCAAGCACTTGTTCATCAATTTGATATATGAAAGTGGATGGAGGTGAATATTTCTTTCCTAAAATAtggtgtgttattttttaaacctttctcAGGATCGAGAGATGAACTACCAGCAGAATCCTAGAGACAGCTTCCTTTCTTTGGAGGACTGCAAAGACATTGAAAATCTGGAGTCTTTCACAGATGTCCTGGATAACGAGGGCACTTTAACCTCAAACTGGGAGCAGTGGGATACATACTGTGAAGACTTAACAAAGTACACCAAGCTAACCAGCTGTGACATCTGGGGAACAAAAGAAGTGGATTACTTGGGTCTTGATGATTTTTCCAGCCCTTACCAAGATGAAGAGGTCATAAGTAAAACTCCGACTTTGGCCCAGCTTAATAGCGAAGACTCACAGTCTGTTTCTGATTCCCTGTATTACCCAGATTCACTTTTCAGTGTCAAACAAAGTCCTTTGCCTTCTTCATTCCCTGGTAAAAAGCCTGCAAGCAGAGCAGCTGCCCCTGTGTGTTCTTCTAAGATTCTTCAAGCTGAGGTCCCTTTGTCAGACTGTGTCCAAAAAGCCAGTAAACCCACTTCAAGCACACAAATCATGGTGAAGACCAACATGCATCATACTGAGAAGGTGAACTTTCATGTTGAATGTAAAGACTATGTTAAAAAGGCAAAAGTAAAGATCAACCCAGTGCAGCAGAGCCGGCCGTCGCTGAGCCAGGTTCACGCAGACGCAGCAAAGGAGAACACCTGCTACTGTGGGGTGGTAGCAAAGAGGCCAGAAAAGAAAGGGACGGAGCCTCTCCAGGGTCATGCCACTCCAGCTTTGCCTTTTAAAGAAACCCAGGAACTACTACTCAGTCCCCTGCCCCAGGAGGGTCCTGGGGCAATTGCTGCAGGAGAGAGTAGCAGCCTTTCTGCCAGCACATCGGTCTCAGATTCATCCCAGAAAAAAGAAGAGCACAATTATTCCCTTTTTGTCTCCGACAACTTGGGTGAACAGCCAACCAAATGCAGTCCTGAAGAAGAGGAGGATGACGAGGAGGATGTCGATGATGAGGACCATGATGAAGGATTTGGCAGCGAGCACGAACTTTCTGaaaatgaggaggaagaggaggaggaggaggaagattaTGAAGATGACAAGGATGATGATATTAGTGACACTTTCTCTGAACCAGGTATTATAATGCTTAGAGGCTTACAGACTGACCTGTCATCTCCTCTTATGTGGAAATAGGAAGTTTTGCTGTGGATGCTTTCTTTGTGttagtgtgaggattaaatgacttaATATCTTGGCTCGGATATGTAATTGCTTTTTATCTATTCAGACAGCTCTAAAATAACCACTTTTGCTCATATTGTGGCTCATATGCTGATTCCTCGAGGGCtacttctaaatttattttatgctAAGTGACCTGATTTATCATTCTCTTGAGCAGCTGTGCAAAGATGCCAAGAATTGATTGGCTTAAAAATATTCGCTTTTTATGCACGAGTCCCTCTGTTATTGTTGAGGTACGTTAGGAGTCCCTAGAATGGGGAACCAAGGGATGATGGCTTATGTTACTCATGACTATAACCAACAAAGCCTACTGAGTGAATAATGTACAAGAGAGCTTTTTCTTTGTCTGCCGCGTCTCTTGTTTGCACAGTATTTTTCCACTTAAGAAAAATACCTGCTCTAATTGAATAAGCATGAAGGAGACTGTTTTGTTTATGTAGAGCGCGTACAAATAGAGGGAGAAAGTGAAACCTGTGGGGAAGTGGTCCACTTCAGCATTTACATGCTTGGGCTGTTGCTGCTGTTGGCTTGTGCAGTTTATTTATGAAAATGGCATTGCCAAGTGGAACACAGTTAATACACAAAGAAGTGAAGATCTTCAAGTTTAagcaaaagttatttttttttttcagaaataatgtTGATATTGTAACGCCTACGTGAAAAATCAAGTTATTAAAAAACCTTACACATTGTCAAAGAAATCCCTTTCTGTTTGTTATGATGATTGCTGGAATTGCCAGCAGTCAGTGTAAACATTGGTATTTAATTTTTGGAAGGGTTTTTAAGGCATAGTAGCTATATTGTAGGCACTGAAGCACTGTTATTACTGAAAGACTCCTTTTAGTGCAATCTTACTATTACACAAATGCTTAGCTTGATGTATTTGATACAACCAAGTTGTTTGACTTGGGTGTGGGGTTGCAACTAAGGAAAAGGTACATTAAGTTTAATGTGGAGGAAAGGAGGTTTTGCCTTTTCTTTGGTTTAGTTTAGAACTCTGTATAGTCTAGGTAGAACAATTGTCTTTCCTCCTTAGCAGGAAAATTTTTCAACAAACTAATAAAAtctgctttgaaatatttcaaGGGAAGCTGTCTTTGTAGCTGGTGCTTTACTTAGCTCCCTCCCAAAGGAAGACCAGTGTGGTCCTCAAGTCTGGCAGGTCAGCCCTATTGCTTTGAGTACATGTTTAGAATTAGGATAGGATGGTAGGGGAGGGAGACCAACAGGAGACAGGTAGTAAGTAACTAAGGGAAATGGAAAGTGGGAGAAAGGAAGTGCCAGCTGGTGTTTAAAGGAATAGATACGTCAGTGAGTAAATCCCACCAACCAGGCAAGGAACTATGCTATCTGCCCCACTTCTGgttttagcttttcttttctttgacttttaacTTCACTTTAAATTCATTCTTGAGCTTTTGACTTGGTTTTGTGTTGGGAGGTGAGTGGGTCCATGAAGGGAGGCACTTGGTAGATTGACcctcatttccattttctcagCTTTTGACTCTGATAAGGCAGGGGAACCAGTGTTACAGTTGGTATTGTCCTGTTAGGCCGCATTTCCTTGCTGGTGTGAAGAAGCAACCAGCGCTGCTTTAAAACAGAGCTAGGGCTGGCTCTCCTCTTGGTGCAGCTTAACAGCGCTGAGTGTTTGGATGGCATTGAATTCACTCACTTTCAGTTGACTTCAAGTACAACCTCCTTGGTTAGTATCACTTATTAGTTCCCACAAATGTTAATGAATGATATTCTTAAGTCAGTACAATTTTGTGGTTGTAACTGGTCTTTATTcatatttgctaatgaaaatTTCCCTGTTTCTTGAAAGAAAGAGCTAAGCAAGCGACTTTAGGGACGCAAAAGTGAATTATTGGTGAGAAGCAGGAAGGAATTCTTTGAAGCTGAAAAGTGGGAATAGTTATAGTTTCTTCAGAGTGCTAGTTTTAGAGTGGGTTGATGGGTTTAATTTGCAGCGGATCGTTTATAAAGGCCCTTTTGTGGTGACTAGCTCCCTGGATGCTGGTTCTTGGCAGTCCGCTGCTACAGTGCCCAAGCCTACAAAGCTCTAGCAGGGTGTAAATGGAGTTTCAGTCCCGACTCTGGACTGGCTCCCAAGTTTTAATAGAGCGTATTCTGTGGCCAGGCTACATGGCTTGGGTCATGGAGTTACATGGGGTAAGATTAAGACTTGGGCCCCCAGAATGAGAGTTTATTTTGTAATCCCTACTAAACATTTTTACGATCGAATTTACCAGCTTAATGGCAGTAATCCTCACTAACCAAAGATGTGTGATTGGAATTTTAGGCAGTAAATAAcccttttttactttcttttgatAATCATATCAGGAAGGAATGAGATCAGTATGGTGAcccattaaatgaaaaaaaaaaaaaagggaaaagtctCGTGGGAAATGTTCGAGTGcctccttttgtgtctggcacTGTGTGTATTAGGCATTGGCTGTACAGAGATGAGCAGAATAGACATGATCCTCGTCTTCGTGGAGCTCAGAGTTGACTGGATCTATTTGCTgttgtattttctgttttctaataCATTTATGTGTGCTGTGACTTGCAAGAGAGAGGTGCAGGATGAGTTTCTTACAACTTATTTGACCATAGAACTCACTTGGGTATGAAGGCATATCTTATAGTAGTAGTGTTTCTTAGAACATGCTTTGGgagatatttaaaaacattaagtgCTA
The sequence above is a segment of the Myotis daubentonii chromosome 5, mMyoDau2.1, whole genome shotgun sequence genome. Coding sequences within it:
- the CREBRF gene encoding CREB3 regulatory factor isoform X2, encoding MPQPSVSGMDPPFGDAFRSHTFSEQTLMSTDLLANSSDPDFMYELDREMNYQQNPRDSFLSLEDCKDIENLESFTDVLDNEGTLTSNWEQWDTYCEDLTKYTKLTSCDIWGTKEVDYLGLDDFSSPYQDEEVISKTPTLAQLNSEDSQSVSDSLYYPDSLFSVKQSPLPSSFPGKKPASRAAAPVCSSKILQAEVPLSDCVQKASKPTSSTQIMVKTNMHHTEKVNFHVECKDYVKKAKVKINPVQQSRPSLSQVHADAAKENTCYCGVVAKRPEKKGTEPLQGHATPALPFKETQELLLSPLPQEGPGAIAAGESSSLSASTSVSDSSQKKEEHNYSLFVSDNLGEQPTKCSPEEEEDDEEDVDDEDHDEGFGSEHELSENEEEEEEEEEDYEDDKDDDISDTFSEPGYENDSMEDLKEMTSVSSRKRGKRRYFWEYSEQLTPSQQERMLRPSEWNRDTLPSNVYQKNGLHHGKYAVKKSRRTDVEDLTPNPKKLLQIGNELRKLNKVISDLTPVSELPLTARPRSRKEKNKLASRACRLKKKAQYEANKVKLWGLNTEYDNLLFVINSIKQEIVNRVQNPREEKGPNMGQKLEILIKDTLDYTTWGGTEVGILKSGTAP
- the CREBRF gene encoding CREB3 regulatory factor isoform X3, whose amino-acid sequence is MPQPSVSGMDPPFGDAFRSHTFSEQTLMSTDLLANSSDPDFMYELDREMNYQQNPRDSFLSLEDCKDIENLESFTDVLDNEGTLTSNWEQWDTYCEDLTKYTKLTSCDIWGTKEVDYLGLDDFSSPYQDEEVISKTPTLAQLNSEDSQSVSDSLYYPDSLFSVKQSPLPSSFPGKKPASRAAAPVCSSKILQAEVPLSDCVQKASKPTSSTQIMVKTNMHHTEKVNFHVECKDYVKKAKVKINPVQQSRPSLSQVHADAAKENTCYCGVVAKRPEKKGTEPLQGHATPALPFKETQELLLSPLPQEGPGAIAAGESSSLSASTSVSDSSQKKEEHNYSLFVSDNLGEQPTKCSPEEEEDDEEDVDDEDHDEGFGSEHELSENEEEEEEEEEDYEDDKDDDISDTFSEPGYENDSMEDLKEMTSVSSRKRGKRRYFWEYSEQLTPSQQERMLRPSEWNRDTLPSNVYQKNGLHHGKYAVKKSRRTDVEDLTPNPKKLLQIGNELRKLNKVISDLTPVSELPLTARPRSRKEKNKLASRACRLKKKAQYEANKVKLWGLNTEYDNLLFVINSIKQEIVNRVQNPREEKGPNMGQKLEILIKDTLGFVL
- the CREBRF gene encoding CREB3 regulatory factor isoform X4: MVKFHDREMNYQQNPRDSFLSLEDCKDIENLESFTDVLDNEGTLTSNWEQWDTYCEDLTKYTKLTSCDIWGTKEVDYLGLDDFSSPYQDEEVISKTPTLAQLNSEDSQSVSDSLYYPDSLFSVKQSPLPSSFPGKKPASRAAAPVCSSKILQAEVPLSDCVQKASKPTSSTQIMVKTNMHHTEKVNFHVECKDYVKKAKVKINPVQQSRPSLSQVHADAAKENTCYCGVVAKRPEKKGTEPLQGHATPALPFKETQELLLSPLPQEGPGAIAAGESSSLSASTSVSDSSQKKEEHNYSLFVSDNLGEQPTKCSPEEEEDDEEDVDDEDHDEGFGSEHELSENEEEEEEEEEDYEDDKDDDISDTFSEPGYENDSMEDLKEMTSVSSRKRGKRRYFWEYSEQLTPSQQERMLRPSEWNRDTLPSNVYQKNGLHHGKYAVKKSRRTDVEDLTPNPKKLLQIGNELRKLNKVISDLTPVSELPLTARPRSRKEKNKLASRACRLKKKAQYEANKVKLWGLNTEYDNLLFVINSIKQEIVNRVQNPREEKGPNMGQKLEILIKDTLGLPVAGQTSEFVNQVLEKTAEGNPTGGLVGLRIPASKV
- the CREBRF gene encoding CREB3 regulatory factor isoform X8, with the protein product MPQPSVSGMDPPFGDAFRSHTFSEQTLMSTDLLANSSDPDFMYELDREMNYQQNPRDSFLSLEDCKDIENLESFTDVLDNEGTLTSNWEQWDTYCEDLTKYTKLTSCDIWGTKEVDYLGLDDFSSPYQDEEVISKTPTLAQLNSEDSQSVSDSLYYPDSLFSVKQSPLPSSFPGKKPASRAAAPVCSSKILQAEVPLSDCVQKASKPTSSTQIMVKTNMHHTEKVNFHVECKDYVKKAKVKINPVQQSRPSLSQVHADAAKENTCYCGVVAKRPEKKGTEPLQGHATPALPFKETQELLLSPLPQEGPGAIAAGESSSLSASTSVSDSSQKKEEHNYSLFVSDNLGEQPTKCSPEEEEDDEEDVDDEDHDEGFGSEHELSENEEEEEEEEEDYEDDKDDDISDTFSEPGYENDSMEDLKEMTSVSSRKRGKRRYFWEYSEQLTPSQQERMLRPSEWNRDTLPSNVYQKNGLHHGKYAVKKSRRTDVEDLTPNPKKLLQIGNELRKLNKVISDLTPVSELPLTARPRSRKEKNKLASRACRLKKKAQYEANKVKLWGLNTEYVTHSKCLVLSYR
- the CREBRF gene encoding CREB3 regulatory factor isoform X1; the encoded protein is MPQPSVSGMDPPFGDAFRSHTFSEQTLMSTDLLANSSDPDFMYELDREMNYQQNPRDSFLSLEDCKDIENLESFTDVLDNEGTLTSNWEQWDTYCEDLTKYTKLTSCDIWGTKEVDYLGLDDFSSPYQDEEVISKTPTLAQLNSEDSQSVSDSLYYPDSLFSVKQSPLPSSFPGKKPASRAAAPVCSSKILQAEVPLSDCVQKASKPTSSTQIMVKTNMHHTEKVNFHVECKDYVKKAKVKINPVQQSRPSLSQVHADAAKENTCYCGVVAKRPEKKGTEPLQGHATPALPFKETQELLLSPLPQEGPGAIAAGESSSLSASTSVSDSSQKKEEHNYSLFVSDNLGEQPTKCSPEEEEDDEEDVDDEDHDEGFGSEHELSENEEEEEEEEEDYEDDKDDDISDTFSEPGYENDSMEDLKEMTSVSSRKRGKRRYFWEYSEQLTPSQQERMLRPSEWNRDTLPSNVYQKNGLHHGKYAVKKSRRTDVEDLTPNPKKLLQIGNELRKLNKVISDLTPVSELPLTARPRSRKEKNKLASRACRLKKKAQYEANKVKLWGLNTEYDNLLFVINSIKQEIVNRVQNPREEKGPNMGQKLEILIKDTLGLPVAGQTSEFVNQVLEKTAEGNPTGGLVGLRIPASKV
- the CREBRF gene encoding CREB3 regulatory factor isoform X6 encodes the protein MPQDREMNYQQNPRDSFLSLEDCKDIENLESFTDVLDNEGTLTSNWEQWDTYCEDLTKYTKLTSCDIWGTKEVDYLGLDDFSSPYQDEEVISKTPTLAQLNSEDSQSVSDSLYYPDSLFSVKQSPLPSSFPGKKPASRAAAPVCSSKILQAEVPLSDCVQKASKPTSSTQIMVKTNMHHTEKVNFHVECKDYVKKAKVKINPVQQSRPSLSQVHADAAKENTCYCGVVAKRPEKKGTEPLQGHATPALPFKETQELLLSPLPQEGPGAIAAGESSSLSASTSVSDSSQKKEEHNYSLFVSDNLGEQPTKCSPEEEEDDEEDVDDEDHDEGFGSEHELSENEEEEEEEEEDYEDDKDDDISDTFSEPGYENDSMEDLKEMTSVSSRKRGKRRYFWEYSEQLTPSQQERMLRPSEWNRDTLPSNVYQKNGLHHGKYAVKKSRRTDVEDLTPNPKKLLQIGNELRKLNKVISDLTPVSELPLTARPRSRKEKNKLASRACRLKKKAQYEANKVKLWGLNTEYDNLLFVINSIKQEIVNRVQNPREEKGPNMGQKLEILIKDTLGLPVAGQTSEFVNQVLEKTAEGNPTGGLVGLRIPASKV
- the CREBRF gene encoding CREB3 regulatory factor isoform X5, which produces MPQPSVSGMDPPFGDAFRSHTFSEQTLMSTDLLANSSDPDFMYELDREMNYQQNPRDSFLSLEDCKDIENLESFTDVLDNEGTLTSNWEQWDTYCEDLTKYTKLTSCDIWGTKEVDYLGLDDFSSPYQDEEVISKTPTLAQLNSEDSQSVSDSLYYPDSLFSVKQSPLPSSFPGKKPASRAAAPVCSSKILQAEVPLSDCVQKASKPTSSTQIMVKTNMHHTEKVNFHVECKDYVKKAKVKINPVQQSRPSLSQVHADAAKENTCYCGVVAKRPEKKGTEPLQGHATPALPFKETQELLLSPLPQEGPGAIAAGESSSLSASTSVSDSSQKKEEHNYSLFVSDNLGEQPTKCSPEEEEDDEEDVDDEDHDEGFGSEHELSENEEEEEEEEEDYEDDKDDDISDTFSEPGYENDSMEDLKEMTSVSSRKRGKRRYFWEYSEQLTPSQQERMLRPSEWNRDTLPSNVYQKNGLHHGKYAVKKSRRTDVEDLTPNPKKLLQIGNELRKLNKVISDLTPVSELPLTARPRSRKEKNKLASRACRLKKKAQYEANKVKLWGLNTEYGLPVAGQTSEFVNQVLEKTAEGNPTGGLVGLRIPASKV